A genome region from Haloimpatiens massiliensis includes the following:
- the nuoE gene encoding NADH-quinone oxidoreductase subunit NuoE, which translates to MEFEFDLEKNEEKIREFKIFIKESENKKGALMPVLQKAQGLFGYLPEEVLEIISKELHIPLSEIYGVATFYSQFSLIPKGKYKIGVCLGTACYVKGSQKILERVMEELGIGVGETTPDMKFSITGSRCIGACGLAPVLSINDDVYGRVKPEDVKDILDKYR; encoded by the coding sequence ATGGAATTTGAATTTGATTTAGAAAAGAATGAAGAAAAGATTAGAGAGTTTAAAATTTTTATTAAGGAAAGTGAAAATAAAAAAGGAGCTTTGATGCCAGTATTACAAAAGGCACAAGGATTATTTGGATATTTGCCTGAAGAAGTTTTAGAGATAATATCTAAAGAATTACATATTCCATTATCAGAGATATATGGCGTAGCTACTTTTTATTCGCAATTTTCTCTTATACCTAAAGGAAAATATAAAATTGGAGTTTGTTTAGGAACAGCTTGTTATGTAAAAGGCTCACAAAAGATACTTGAAAGGGTTATGGAAGAATTGGGTATTGGAGTAGGTGAAACTACACCAGATATGAAGTTTTCTATAACAGGAAGTAGATGTATTGGAGCCTGTGGATTGGCACCAGTTTTATCCATAAATGATGATGTATACGGCAGAGTAAAGCCAGAAGATGTAAAGGATATATTAGATAAATATAGATAA
- a CDS encoding homoserine dehydrogenase: MRIAVIGYGGVGKAFTQLINEKKEYLYREGLEIQINYIINSSGGVYDNKGINCTELMEFLKSEKDITKYKKGGSKEISFDTILQNNDIDMAIEVTSTNKKTGEPGMTHIRRCLENGIHVVTANKGPILLAYKKLKGLAINNDVQLGVGCTTGGALPAINGGMIDLAGAEILSIEGVLNGTTNFIINEMEHKSVTYLEALKKAQELGIAEADASLDVEGWDTASKLLILTNILMNEEKKLKDIIVEGITEITKEQIIKCIQEGRKYKLLGRTVKENGRINMEVRLEKLDSTHPLYNVDGKNKGVTYKTDVLGDLTIIGGASGVVSAAASILRDIININKGYEFFR, from the coding sequence ATGAGAATTGCTGTAATTGGGTATGGAGGAGTAGGTAAGGCTTTTACTCAATTGATTAATGAGAAAAAGGAATATCTGTATAGAGAAGGGCTGGAAATACAAATAAATTACATAATTAATAGCAGTGGTGGAGTATACGATAATAAAGGTATTAATTGTACAGAGCTTATGGAGTTTTTAAAATCAGAAAAAGATATTACAAAATATAAAAAAGGAGGAAGTAAGGAAATTTCTTTTGATACTATTCTCCAAAATAATGATATAGATATGGCTATAGAAGTCACATCTACCAATAAAAAAACAGGAGAGCCTGGAATGACACATATTAGAAGATGTTTAGAAAATGGCATACATGTGGTCACTGCTAATAAAGGACCAATCCTTTTAGCTTATAAAAAATTAAAGGGTTTAGCCATAAATAATGATGTACAATTAGGAGTTGGGTGTACAACAGGTGGAGCGTTGCCTGCTATCAATGGAGGGATGATTGATTTGGCTGGGGCTGAAATTCTTTCCATTGAAGGAGTTCTTAATGGAACAACTAATTTTATTATTAATGAGATGGAGCATAAGTCAGTAACTTATTTAGAAGCTTTGAAAAAGGCTCAAGAATTAGGTATTGCAGAAGCTGATGCCAGCTTAGATGTGGAAGGATGGGATACTGCTTCTAAATTATTAATTCTTACCAATATATTGATGAATGAAGAGAAAAAATTAAAAGATATTATTGTAGAGGGAATAACAGAAATTACAAAAGAACAAATTATAAAGTGTATACAAGAAGGAAGAAAATATAAACTCTTAGGTAGAACTGTAAAAGAAAATGGAAGAATTAATATGGAAGTAAGACTTGAAAAATTAGATAGTACACACCCATTGTATAATGTAGATGGAAAGAATAAAGGAGTTACATATAAGACAGACGTTTTAGGAGACTTAACAATTATAGGGGGAGCATCTGGTGTGGTTTCTGCTGCAGCTTCTATTTTAAGAGATATTATAAATATTAATAAAGGGTATGAATTTTTTAGATGA
- the citX gene encoding citrate lyase holo-[acyl-carrier protein] synthase — protein MNMHFQGEEQSLHDVLKCRDMRVQYQQYLLNKYQNTVISYKLNIPGAVKYNLLIKKVFDEGLQIFKDKLNEISVVILEEKILYKNSGPEYFGVFNMSPYLIKKITIDIEDTHALGRLYDFDVLSGEREQISRQELGKEQRKCLLCGSNAFECGRARRHTVEELIVKIRSMVEDYFI, from the coding sequence ATGAACATGCATTTTCAAGGTGAAGAGCAATCCTTACATGATGTCTTAAAATGTAGAGATATGAGGGTACAGTATCAACAATATTTGTTAAATAAATACCAAAATACAGTTATATCTTATAAATTAAATATACCTGGAGCTGTAAAGTATAACTTGCTTATAAAAAAAGTATTTGATGAAGGACTACAGATTTTTAAAGATAAATTAAATGAGATTTCAGTGGTGATTTTAGAGGAAAAGATTTTGTATAAAAATAGTGGACCAGAATATTTTGGAGTATTTAATATGTCACCATACTTAATAAAAAAAATAACCATTGATATTGAAGATACACATGCTTTAGGAAGGTTGTATGATTTCGATGTTTTAAGTGGAGAAAGAGAACAAATTTCTAGGCAGGAGCTGGGTAAAGAGCAAAGAAAATGTTTATTATGTGGCAGTAATGCATTTGAGTGTGGAAGAGCTAGACGGCACACAGTGGAAGAGTTAATAGTTAAGATAAGATCTATGGTGGAGGATTATTTTATATGA
- the citF gene encoding citrate lyase subunit alpha, translated as MKNSIGREIPDEILKGNRLYAGAFSMDQQVVKVGHKIKPVKPCENKIVNSIKEAILKCGLKDGMTISFHHHFRAGDYVLNMVMDAIASLGIKNLTLVPSSLTNIHSPLVEHIKNGVITKISTSGLRGRLAEEISNGLMEEPVIIRSHGGRVRAIEAGDIKIDVAFLGASSCDEYGNASGSRGKANCGSLGYSKIDALYADKVVIITDCLVDFPNMPASILQHNVDYVVKVDSIGDPEGIASGATRYTKNPKELLIAEYCSKVITESGYFQDGFSFQTGTGGASLAVSRFLRNEMIERGIKASFALGGITKPMVEMLEEGLIKNIFDVQGFDLTAVNSIDKNPMHHEIDSSFYANPHNKGCIANKLDIVVLSALEIDTDFNVNVMTGSDGVLRGASGGHSDTAACAKITIIVTPTIRGRIPCIVDSVNTVITPGESIDVLVTEFGIAVNPRRKDLIQKFKDISIPMFTIEQLKEKAQNIVGVPEKIQYDDKVVAIVEYRDGSIIDVVRKVK; from the coding sequence ATGAAAAATAGTATAGGAAGAGAAATTCCAGATGAAATTCTTAAAGGCAATAGGCTTTATGCGGGAGCTTTTTCCATGGACCAACAGGTAGTAAAAGTAGGGCATAAGATTAAACCAGTTAAACCTTGTGAAAATAAAATAGTAAATAGTATTAAGGAAGCTATTCTCAAGTGTGGCTTAAAAGATGGGATGACTATTTCATTTCACCATCATTTTAGAGCAGGAGATTATGTACTAAATATGGTAATGGATGCTATAGCTAGCCTTGGAATTAAGAATTTAACATTAGTACCTAGCTCTCTTACAAATATTCATAGTCCACTAGTAGAGCATATTAAAAATGGTGTAATTACAAAAATTTCAACCAGCGGTTTAAGAGGTAGATTGGCAGAAGAGATATCTAATGGATTGATGGAAGAGCCTGTAATTATAAGGTCTCATGGCGGAAGAGTCCGTGCTATTGAAGCAGGTGATATTAAAATAGATGTAGCATTTTTAGGTGCTTCTTCCTGTGATGAATATGGCAATGCCAGTGGCTCAAGGGGAAAAGCTAATTGTGGATCCTTGGGATATTCCAAAATAGATGCACTATATGCAGATAAAGTAGTTATAATAACAGATTGCTTAGTGGATTTCCCTAATATGCCTGCAAGTATTTTGCAGCATAATGTAGATTATGTAGTTAAGGTAGATAGTATAGGTGATCCAGAAGGAATAGCTTCTGGTGCTACAAGATACACTAAAAATCCAAAGGAACTATTAATTGCAGAATATTGTAGTAAAGTTATAACGGAATCTGGATATTTTCAAGATGGTTTTTCATTTCAAACTGGAACAGGGGGAGCATCTTTAGCCGTAAGTAGATTTTTAAGAAATGAAATGATAGAAAGAGGAATTAAAGCAAGCTTCGCATTAGGTGGAATAACTAAACCAATGGTAGAAATGTTAGAAGAAGGGTTAATTAAAAATATTTTTGATGTACAGGGATTTGATTTAACTGCTGTAAATTCCATAGATAAAAATCCAATGCATCATGAAATAGATTCCTCTTTTTATGCAAATCCACATAATAAAGGATGTATTGCAAATAAATTAGATATAGTTGTTTTATCGGCTTTAGAGATAGATACAGATTTTAATGTAAATGTTATGACTGGTTCTGATGGAGTTTTAAGAGGAGCTTCTGGAGGACATTCGGATACAGCAGCCTGTGCAAAAATAACTATTATAGTAACTCCTACAATTAGAGGAAGAATACCATGTATAGTGGATTCTGTAAATACAGTTATTACACCAGGTGAAAGTATTGATGTGCTTGTTACTGAATTTGGTATTGCTGTAAATCCAAGAAGAAAAGATTTGATACAAAAATTTAAGGATATAAGTATACCTATGTTTACCATTGAACAGTTAAAGGAGAAAGCCCAAAATATCGTAGGCGTTCCTGAAAAAATTCAATATGATGATAAAGTAGTTGCAATTGTGGAGTATAGGGATGGAAGTATTATTGATGTAGTAAGAAAAGTAAAGTAG
- the citE gene encoding citrate (pro-3S)-lyase subunit beta has product MERLRRTMMFVPGSNPGMIRDAAIYGADSLMFDLEDAVAINQKDAARLVVYNAIKTLDYGDTEIVVRINGLDSPFGRDDIEAVVRAGVDVIRLPKTERKEDIEKVEAVIEEVERKIGREVGSTKMMAAVESAIGVINAYSIATSSSRLIGIALGAEDYVTSMKTKRYPDGMELLGARTQIVMAARAAGIYALDTVYSDVDNEEGLRREVQLIKQLGFDGKSVINPRQIKPVHEIYSPKAKEINKSADIVRAAREAEKQGLGVISLNGKMIDKPIIDRAERVLQLAEAVGLYKEVMEDEK; this is encoded by the coding sequence ATGGAACGCTTAAGAAGGACTATGATGTTTGTTCCAGGAAGTAACCCCGGAATGATTAGGGATGCAGCTATATATGGAGCGGATTCCTTAATGTTTGATTTGGAAGATGCAGTTGCTATAAATCAGAAAGACGCAGCTAGATTAGTAGTTTATAATGCCATAAAAACTTTAGATTATGGTGATACAGAAATTGTTGTAAGAATAAATGGTTTAGATAGTCCTTTTGGAAGAGATGATATAGAAGCAGTGGTTAGAGCTGGGGTAGATGTAATTAGACTTCCGAAGACTGAGAGAAAAGAAGATATAGAGAAGGTAGAAGCTGTTATAGAGGAAGTGGAAAGAAAAATAGGTAGAGAAGTGGGAAGCACTAAGATGATGGCAGCAGTTGAAAGTGCCATTGGAGTAATAAATGCTTATTCTATTGCCACTTCAAGTTCAAGGCTTATTGGGATAGCACTAGGTGCTGAAGATTATGTAACTAGCATGAAAACTAAAAGGTATCCAGATGGTATGGAATTGTTAGGGGCAAGAACACAAATTGTTATGGCTGCAAGAGCTGCTGGAATATATGCTTTAGATACTGTTTATTCAGATGTAGATAATGAAGAAGGGCTTAGAAGAGAAGTACAATTAATTAAGCAGCTTGGCTTTGATGGAAAGTCCGTTATAAATCCAAGACAAATTAAGCCAGTTCATGAAATTTATTCACCTAAAGCTAAAGAAATAAATAAATCAGCAGATATAGTAAGGGCAGCTAGAGAAGCAGAAAAGCAAGGCTTAGGAGTTATCTCATTAAATGGAAAGATGATTGATAAACCTATTATTGATAGAGCAGAGAGAGTACTACAGCTAGCAGAAGCTGTAGGATTATACAAGGAGGTCATGGAAGATGAAAAATAG
- the citD gene encoding citrate lyase acyl carrier protein, translating into MKIIKESLVGTLESSDIQIMILPNKDSGIEIQLKSNVEKQFGKQIRKVIMETLEKLEVKNAKVIATDRGALDCTIKARLQCAVYRACGIEGNYDWEVLD; encoded by the coding sequence ATGAAAATTATAAAAGAATCGTTAGTTGGAACTTTAGAATCAAGTGATATCCAAATAATGATTTTGCCAAATAAAGATTCAGGAATAGAAATACAATTAAAAAGTAATGTAGAAAAGCAATTTGGCAAACAAATTAGAAAAGTTATAATGGAAACATTAGAAAAGTTAGAGGTAAAAAATGCTAAAGTAATAGCTACAGATAGAGGAGCCTTAGATTGCACAATAAAGGCTAGGTTACAGTGTGCAGTTTATAGAGCATGTGGCATTGAAGGAAATTATGATTGGGAGGTGCTTGACTAA